The Deinococcus radiotolerans genomic sequence CGTCCACATCCGTCCATGAAGAAGCGCCCTGCTTCCTGTGCTGAGCATAGATAGTGTCGGCCACGAAATCAGCGACAACGGGGATGCCGAATTCGTCGATCAACTGCTGGGCTTCTGCAGGCGTAGGACGCCTCAAGCGTTCCGCGTTTTCTTGTGCGGATGGGTCCTCAATATCGCGGTTTGACCACGATAGATTCGGGCGATCCGGTCGCTGCAGGACCCTGTCCTGGCCAACAAGGACGATCCCATGAGCGGTCCAGTGGTAGGGAATGGCCTTGACACGTGGTAAAACGCCCCACTGAACAGGAACGCTCGCCTCCTGGTTGGCGTTACAGAGGATGTAAGCAGTGTGCTTGCTGATCCAAAGCGTTCGCGGGAATACATCATGGTGAGCCGAAATAATTCTGGCCAGACTCTTCCCGGCTGCGAAGCCAGTACAGAGGCCAATATTCGTGTGTTGACACAGGAAATTGACGAGGTAGTCCCTGGAGGGTAAGGGGACACCCCGATTTTTTGCCTGATCCCTACCGCGCTGAACGTACATACCTACTTGGCCCGCCTTCTCGCGTGAAGACCAGAATGAGGTCGTCCGTCCGACCAACGTTTCGCGTCCATCACCTGTGCTCCTCTCATGCGGCCAGCCTGCTGTTGAAGAGGAAGAATTCACCCGGCTCGACTCCCCCGGTGCCAGGCGCCTCTAGAGGCCCGAGCATCAGGGATCGACGTCTATGGCTGAGTTTTCCCATCTCTGGATAGAAATCAAGGCGCCCAAGAAAGGCGCCCTGACCGTCCTGGTCCGTCAGTTCAATCTTAGTGGTGGGCTTTGGCGATCATGCGCCAACGGATCTGGCCCTGCGCCGCCGTGTGCTGGTGGTGATTCTGTGGCGGCAAAGGATTGCCGCCCTCTGACGTGACCTCCTTCCCACAGCCCATGCACCTGTAGATGCCGGAGTGTGACGTGACGCCGCCTGGGCGGTGTTCCTGATCAAACTCCGCTCCCTCACTCTTGTCGAAATAATTGCCATATTTGTACGAGGCCATCTGATCCTCCCTGGCACCCGGGTCGAGACGTGCTGACGCGGGGCCTCCCACTGAACACAACGGACATGACGTTCGGAACGCCGTTAAAACGACACCTGTTCCAGAATCTGATCCACGCAGGAACTCCGCTGCGAATGGTTGTCCGCGGTCGCCCACGCCCCGGAGGACGAGGTCACGCCCTGCAGGGCATCAACCCGCATGCACCGCCAGTTGCTCGTGTGGCCAGAACCGGTGGGGACGGCCCCACGGCTACTGTTACCCCCCGACTGGTACGCGAGCAGGTTCACGGTTCCGTTCTTGTATCCGATCACGTGCGGGCACAGCACCCGGTGGTACCCGTCGTACGTGGCCTCGATGGGCTGTTTGGCGCGAATGGCGTTCCGGATCAGGTCAATGGTTGCTTGTGTCACGTGAGGTCTCCTGAGGTTGTGAGGGGCGTTACTCCAGGCCGTAGTCGTCAATTCCACCGGCGTCCGGAGTGGCCACGGCTGGTGGTGTCGGCGTGGTGAGGGTCTCGGCCCGGGCGACGCTGAGCAGCGCGCTCAGCAGCACCAGGACCAGGCGCAGGGAAAGGGTTCGGGTCGTCACGCCGGAACGCTATTGACGGATCGGACACGCATCGGAAATGCTGTCCTGGTGCAGGCAGAACATGATTTTTCGCAGGGCCGATACCCCCAGGTCATCTCCGATCTGGCCGGCATCCGGCCGCTCTCACCGCGGGCCTGGGCGCTGCTGGGGATCAGCCACCTGCGCCTCGGTCAGCTGCACGACGCAGAACCGGTACTTCAGCGGGCGCTTGCGCTGGGGGACGCGGAAGCCGCCGTCGAGTACGGCAATCTCCTCCGCGCACAGGGGCGCTTCGCGGACGCGAACCGGCACTTTGTCGCCCACGAACCGGAACCCGGTACGGAACTGCACGCCCGGTGGCGCCGCTGGATGGGCGTCACGGCCTTTCAAGCCGGGCACGTGGAGGACGGTATCGACAGCGTGGAGCGCGCCGCCCGCGCGTACCTGGCATTGGGGGATGAGGACGGGGCGGCGCGCACCAGCGTGTCCCTGGCGCGGATGCTGGTCCGCTCCGGACACACGGACCGCGCCGCCCGGCTCTACCGTTCGCTGCTGCCCACCCTGCCGGCCGAGCCCAATCCCCTGCCGCGCCTGACCGCGCTGGCTGGGTGGTTGGACCTCCTGCTCGCTGGGGGTGACGAGGCCAGCCGCGACGAGGTCATGCTGGAAGCCTCGGCGCTGCTGCGGGCTACCCCTTCGGAACACGCCCGGTTGCCGGTGATGGCCTGCCTCGCCCAACTGCATGCCCGTGAAGGGCACGCCCGGCAGAGTGCAGCCGTCCTCCAGGACATGCTCACGCTCACGGTAGGCCTGCAAGGTTATGAGGCCCGTGCGTGGGTGCACGCCCACCTGGCCGAACACCACGCGCGGCAGGGCCGCCTGAGTGAAGCGCATGCCCAGCTGCGTCAGGTGCCGCAGGTGGACCAGCCGTCCGCCCACGTGTGCTTCGTTCAGGGGCTCATTGCCGCCCGGCAGGGCCTGTGGTCCAAAGCCCGCCCTGCCTTCGAAGGGGCCCTGCGGCAGGCTACCGATGAGCGGCGGGCGCTGCTGGCCGCCCGCGCCCAGCTGCACCTGGCGTCCGCCCTGTACGCCGACGCGCAGCCCGAAGCACTGCAAGTGCTTGAAGAGGCCGCGGACCGGCTGCTCCGGCTGGACCTGACGGCCGCGCTGCACGCTGACCTGGCTGATTGCGCGGAGGTGCTGTACGCCGGCCTGCTGGATCCGTACCTGGCCGCGCTGGCCGCGCCGCTCCGGCCTGGTCGGGGACCATTGCGCGCCGGGGCCCTGCAGGCCGACACGCTCCACTTGGAACTCATCACGCTGGGCCGGCCAGCCGTGAGGCTGGAAGGCGAGACGCTGCCAGTCAGTTCGGACACCACGGCGCTGCTGGTCCTGCTGGCGCAGAAGCCCGGGTTGACGCGGTCGGATCTCGAACGCCTCCTCTACCCGGACAAGGCGCCCACCGCGGCCACCGCCGCTGTCAAAGCCCACCTTCTGGAGGTGCGCCGCAGCCTCGGCGCAGGGACGCTCCTGCGGTCCGGGCCGTACCACGAGCAGCAGTACAGGCTCGCGCCGCACCTGGCAGTCACCGTGGACGCCGACGTCCTAGAAGGCGCCCTTCAGTCCGGGCGAACGCCCCTGGTCCTGGCCACGTGCCAGGGCCCGTTCCTCCCGGACCACCCGAGCGACTGGGCGGCCGAACAACGCGAGCACCTGCAGGCAAAGGTCAGCGCGTACGTGATGGCCGAGGCGGCCACGACGCGGCGGCGACAGGCGCACCCAGAGGCCGAGCAGCTCTGCAGCACCTACCTCTCAGCCCACCCAGACGACCTGGCTGTGCACGCGGAACGCGTCGCGGCCGCCCGGAGCTTGCGTGATCCACTAAAACGCCAGACCGCTGAAGTACAGGCCAGACAGGCCGGACTGGACGTATGACGGGTGGATGGTCTGAAGTGGCCAGGCTGGGCATTCCTGACCCGTACCTGGCGCACGACGGTGTCGGGGCGCATGATCAGCCGACAGCCAACTCTCTGGTTCAGTCCTCCAGAAGGGATCTCGAGGCACTGGGCGATACGCGAAACAGCGTGGATCCAGGAGTCGGCTCACGATTCACAACTTATGGGGAGTAAGGGCGGCCCATCTTAGGAAGGTTCTTTGATGCGTGCCCGCTTCGGTTGCGCCAGCGCACGTTCGTACAGGCCGGTCAGGCGCGTGAGGTTCGGGCTGACCAGTTCCACCAACGCGACGGGCAGGGGGGTCCCAGCTTGCAGGTCGTCGGCGTCCAGTTGGTCGAGCGTGGCCAGTTCTTCGGGAATGTGATTGTGGTACGTGGGCACAGGCGTCCGCTTCGATCGGCTCATATCACCTTCCTACGGTCACTGTACTGCTGGAAGCAGGGCTGGCGCTGCCCGCGGCCCAGTTCGATGGGAGCGCAGTGGACGCGCGGCAACGTCTTGAATCCCCCGCTCTGTAGGAAGTTGGAACAGAGTTACAGAGCGTAGTCGATGCCACTCAAGTGAAATCGGTGGCCGGAGGGGCTACCTGCTGCCAGAATGCTTGAGCGTCCTGGCAGTAGGTTGCCAGAATCCCACAGTGGATGGACACGCTACCCTCCCTGTTCGCAGAAACGCATCAAGGCATGCACTCAGCAACCGTCCATAATCCCCAGTAGTAGAGGGCCAGTTGCGTGCGGTTGGCCAGCCCGAGCTTGATATAGATGCGTCCCAGACCGTTTTTGACGGTGCCTTCTGTGATGTGAAGCTCACGGGCGATGCGTTTGTTCTCCAGGCCCATGGCGGTGAGTTGAAGCAGTTTTCGCTCTGAAGAGGTGAGGAGGCTGTCATGCCGGGGGGTCTGACGGAAGGATTCGCCCGCTGCCGCTCGCTTGAGGGCGCCGGCCACGTCGGCAACGGTGCAGCTACCGGCCAGCAGGGCCGCGGGTTGCAGACCCCAGAGATCCTCCCAGTATTCCGGGCAGGGGCTGTTGGTGACGACGACGGTGGTGAGGCTGAGGTTGGAGCGGAGCTGCTGCAAGGCGTTGCCCCATGGCGCGTCCATAATCAAGGCAATTCGGGCATTGTCGGTGGTGACCCAGCCGTACCGCCGGAGGGTCGCTGTCAGATCGGACGCAGAGGCGTAGGCTGGTACGCCGCAGATCAGTTGATAGGGCTGCCCGAGTGGGCCAAATCGAATCGCCTGGTCCGTCATAGGGCCAGGGGTGGGGCAGAGATACCCTTGAGGATTGTGCAGATGCCATCCACAGGGGCAATCTAGCCGACCCGTCGGACGTCATTTCGCTCATGTGACCGGGGGAGATGGAAGCTGACCACGCGCGAGTGGAATGATGGAGAGCTTGGCGTTCTGTACGGCGTCGGCCGTGCTGATGTTGAGTCCCAGGCGTTCGTCGTGCAGGCTCTTGACTCTGCCCGTTATTTGTACCAATGTATTAGCAACATGACACAAGACTCGACGGATGAACGGGGGGTGCTGGATTGGATCACGCCGCAGATCAACCCACACAGCGGCATTCCCATCTACGTCCAGCTGACGCAGGCCTTTACCCGCGCGATCCAGCGCGGCACCCTCCGCAGCGGCGACGCCCTTCCTACAGTCCGGCGCTTGGCCAGCACCCTGAGACTGGCGCCAAACACCGTCACGCGCGCGTACGCCGAACTGCAGCGGCAGGGCTTAATTGAAAGTCGGGCCGGGGCCGGCACGACAGTCTGCGCGCTCGCCGCCACCCACTTCATCGATGAGGCCAGCAGGCAGGTCCTCACAGAGGAGTTGCACGATGTCCTGCACCGCATGCTCGTGAGTGGAATGACCATGCAGGACATTGATGAGCTCTGCCAGCAGTTCACCGCGTCCAAGCGGATGGAGGCCTTATGAACGCACTCCAAGTTGAAGGCTTGTTGGCCCGGCAGGGGCGACGCGCGGTGCTCCGAGGCGCTGACCTGAGTGTGACCCGGGGGTCGATTACCGCACTGCTCGGTCAAAACGGCAGCGGGAAGTCGACCTTGATGCGCAGTGTGCTGGGTCTACATCCACGTCAGGGGGGCCAGGTCCGCATTCTGGACCTTCCGCCCAACGCGAAGGGCCCACAGGTGCGCCAGCGCGCGACGTATGTGCCCACCGCTGGCGCCGTAATGGTGCAGGAAACCGCGCGTACGCATTTCTCGTTCGGCCGCCGCGTCTACCCGCGTTGGAGTATGGAGCGCGCCCTGGAGACAGCGGCCGAATTACACGTGCCGCTGGATCAGCGTGCGGGCCGGCTGAGCACCGGTCAGCGCATGGGTCTGGCCCTGGCGTATGCGCTTGGGAGCGGCACGGAGGTCATGCTGCTGGATG encodes the following:
- a CDS encoding tetratricopeptide repeat protein, with the translated sequence MQAEHDFSQGRYPQVISDLAGIRPLSPRAWALLGISHLRLGQLHDAEPVLQRALALGDAEAAVEYGNLLRAQGRFADANRHFVAHEPEPGTELHARWRRWMGVTAFQAGHVEDGIDSVERAARAYLALGDEDGAARTSVSLARMLVRSGHTDRAARLYRSLLPTLPAEPNPLPRLTALAGWLDLLLAGGDEASRDEVMLEASALLRATPSEHARLPVMACLAQLHAREGHARQSAAVLQDMLTLTVGLQGYEARAWVHAHLAEHHARQGRLSEAHAQLRQVPQVDQPSAHVCFVQGLIAARQGLWSKARPAFEGALRQATDERRALLAARAQLHLASALYADAQPEALQVLEEAADRLLRLDLTAALHADLADCAEVLYAGLLDPYLAALAAPLRPGRGPLRAGALQADTLHLELITLGRPAVRLEGETLPVSSDTTALLVLLAQKPGLTRSDLERLLYPDKAPTAATAAVKAHLLEVRRSLGAGTLLRSGPYHEQQYRLAPHLAVTVDADVLEGALQSGRTPLVLATCQGPFLPDHPSDWAAEQREHLQAKVSAYVMAEAATTRRRQAHPEAEQLCSTYLSAHPDDLAVHAERVAAARSLRDPLKRQTAEVQARQAGLDV
- a CDS encoding response regulator transcription factor is translated as MTDQAIRFGPLGQPYQLICGVPAYASASDLTATLRRYGWVTTDNARIALIMDAPWGNALQQLRSNLSLTTVVVTNSPCPEYWEDLWGLQPAALLAGSCTVADVAGALKRAAAGESFRQTPRHDSLLTSSERKLLQLTAMGLENKRIARELHITEGTVKNGLGRIYIKLGLANRTQLALYYWGLWTVAECMP
- a CDS encoding GntR family transcriptional regulator produces the protein MTQDSTDERGVLDWITPQINPHSGIPIYVQLTQAFTRAIQRGTLRSGDALPTVRRLASTLRLAPNTVTRAYAELQRQGLIESRAGAGTTVCALAATHFIDEASRQVLTEELHDVLHRMLVSGMTMQDIDELCQQFTASKRMEAL
- a CDS encoding ABC transporter ATP-binding protein encodes the protein MNALQVEGLLARQGRRAVLRGADLSVTRGSITALLGQNGSGKSTLMRSVLGLHPRQGGQVRILDLPPNAKGPQVRQRATYVPTAGAVMVQETARTHFSFGRRVYPRWSMERALETAAELHVPLDQRAGRLSTGQRMGLALAYALGSGTEVMLLDEPTNGLDPDHRILFAQLLVAYASEGNSVLLSSHVLHEVEGLADRAAFLKDGRIILEADLDELRTQHAIVQAILPGVVPAGTIQNLRALPGVQGFEVQGRTLTVHVQGGREALLTALASLRPVDVQVKPRPLADAYAELLGGVA